From one Streptococcus oralis genomic stretch:
- the thiI gene encoding tRNA uracil 4-sulfurtransferase ThiI, with protein sequence MQYSEIMIRYGELSTKHKNRMRFINKLRNNISDVLSIYPQVKVTADRDRAHAYLNGADYTAVAESLKQVFGIQNFSPVYKIEKSVDVLKSAVQEIMKKIYKEGMTFKITSKRSDHNFELDSRELNQTLGGAVFEAIPNVQAQMKNPDINLQVEIREEAAYLSYETFRGAGGLPVGSSGKGMLMLSGGIDSPVAGYLALKRGVDIEAVHFASPPYTSPGALKKAHDLTRKLTKFGGNIQFIEVPFTEIQEEIKAKAPEAYLMTLTRRFMMRITDRIREIRNGLIIINGESLGQVASQTLESMQTINAVTNTPIIRPVVTMDKLEIIDIAQEIDTFEISIQPFEDCCTIFAPDRPKTNPKIENAEQYEKRMDVEGLVERAVAGIMITKITPQAKKDEVDNLIDNLL encoded by the coding sequence ATGCAGTATTCAGAAATTATGATTCGATACGGAGAATTGTCAACCAAACACAAAAATCGTATGCGTTTCATTAATAAACTTCGTAATAATATTTCAGACGTTTTGTCTATCTATCCTCAAGTTAAGGTAACCGCAGATCGCGACCGTGCCCACGCTTACCTCAATGGAGCTGATTATACAGCAGTTGCAGAATCGCTCAAACAAGTCTTTGGAATTCAAAATTTTTCTCCTGTGTATAAGATTGAAAAGTCAGTGGACGTTTTGAAGTCTGCTGTCCAAGAGATTATGAAGAAAATCTACAAGGAAGGGATGACCTTTAAAATCACTAGCAAGCGTAGCGACCACAACTTTGAATTGGATAGTCGTGAACTCAATCAAACTCTCGGTGGAGCTGTTTTCGAGGCCATTCCAAACGTGCAAGCTCAGATGAAAAATCCAGATATTAATCTTCAGGTTGAGATTCGTGAGGAAGCGGCCTATCTTTCCTATGAAACTTTTCGTGGAGCAGGAGGATTACCTGTGGGAAGTTCTGGTAAAGGTATGCTCATGTTGTCAGGAGGGATTGACTCACCTGTAGCAGGTTATTTAGCTCTTAAACGTGGTGTAGATATTGAGGCGGTTCACTTTGCCAGTCCGCCATACACGAGTCCTGGTGCCCTCAAGAAAGCCCACGATTTGACTCGGAAATTGACCAAGTTTGGTGGCAATATCCAGTTTATCGAGGTGCCTTTCACTGAGATTCAAGAGGAAATCAAGGCTAAAGCGCCAGAAGCCTACCTCATGACCTTGACGCGTCGTTTTATGATGCGGATTACCGACCGTATTCGTGAGATACGAAATGGTTTAATTATCATCAATGGGGAAAGTCTTGGTCAAGTAGCCAGCCAGACCTTGGAAAGCATGCAGACTATCAACGCTGTGACTAACACTCCCATCATCCGCCCTGTGGTTACGATGGACAAGTTGGAAATCATTGACATTGCGCAGGAAATCGATACCTTTGAAATTTCAATCCAGCCTTTTGAAGACTGTTGTACAATTTTTGCGCCTGACCGTCCTAAGACTAATCCTAAGATAGAGAATGCTGAGCAGTATGAAAAACGCATGGATGTTGAAGGCTTGGTTGAGCGAGCAGTGGCTGGAATTATGATCACTAAGATCACACCTCAAGCTAAAAAAGATGAAGTCGATAACTTGATTGACAATCTCCTCTAA
- a CDS encoding alpha/beta hydrolase, translated as MNHSYFYLKMKEHKLKVPYTGKERRVRVLLPKDYEKDTDRFYPVVYFHDGQNVFYSKESYIGHSWKIIPAIKRNPDISRMIVVAIDNDGMGRMNEYAAWKFQESPIPGQQFGGKGVEYAEFVMEVVKPFIDETYRSKADRQHTAMIGSSLGGNITQFIGLEYQDRIGCLGVFSSANWLHQEAFNRYIERKKLSPEQRIFIYVGTEEADDTDKTLMAGNIKQAYIDSSLRYYRDLIAGGVHLDNLVLKVQSGAIHSEIPWSENLPDCLRFFAEKW; from the coding sequence ATGAATCATTCCTACTTTTACTTAAAAATGAAAGAACACAAACTCAAGGTTCCTTATACTGGAAAAGAGCGTCGTGTGCGTGTGCTCCTGCCAAAGGATTATGAGAAAGACACCGACCGTTTTTACCCAGTTGTTTACTTTCATGATGGGCAAAATGTCTTTTACAGCAAGGAGTCTTATATTGGACACTCATGGAAGATCATTCCGGCTATTAAACGAAATCCTGACATCAGTCGCATGATTGTCGTTGCCATAGATAATGATGGTATGGGACGGATGAATGAGTATGCGGCTTGGAAATTTCAAGAATCTCCTATCCCAGGCCAGCAGTTTGGCGGTAAGGGTGTGGAGTATGCTGAGTTTGTCATGGAGGTGGTCAAGCCTTTTATCGATGAAACCTACCGAAGCAAAGCTGATCGCCAGCATACGGCTATGATTGGTTCGTCACTGGGAGGCAATATTACTCAGTTTATAGGACTAGAGTACCAAGACCGAATTGGTTGTCTAGGTGTCTTCTCATCTGCTAACTGGCTTCACCAAGAAGCCTTTAACCGCTATATTGAGCGCAAGAAATTGTCGCCTGAACAGCGCATTTTTATCTATGTTGGAACGGAAGAAGCGGATGATACGGACAAGACTCTTATGGCTGGCAATATCAAGCAAGCCTATATTGACTCATCGCTTCGCTATTACCGTGATTTGATTGCAGGTGGAGTACACTTGGATAATCTTGTCTTGAAAGTTCAGTCTGGTGCTATCCATAGTGAAATCCCTTGGTCGGAAAATTTGCCAGATTGTCTCCGTTTTTTTGCAGAGAAATGGTAA
- a CDS encoding cysteine desulfurase family protein yields MIYFDNSATTKPYPEALETYMQVASKIVGNPSSLHRLGDQATRILDASRQQIADLIGKKSDEIFFTSGGTEGDNWVIKGVAFEKAQFGKHIIVSAIEHPAVKESALWLKNQGFEIDFAPVDEKGFVDVEALADLIRPDTTLVSIMAVNNEIGSIQPIEAISKLLADKPTISFHVDAVQALAKVPTEKYLTDRVDFATFSSHKFHGVRGVGFIYIKSGKKITPLLTGGGQERDYRSTTENVAGIAATAKALRLSMEKLAIFASKTGQMKAVIRQALLDYPDIFVFSDEEDFAPHILTFGIKGVRGEVIVHAFEDYDIFISTTSACSSKAGKPAGTLIAMGVDKDKAQSAVRLSLDLENDMSQIEQFLTKLKLIYNQTRKVR; encoded by the coding sequence ATGATCTACTTTGATAATTCGGCGACAACCAAGCCTTATCCTGAAGCACTTGAAACTTACATGCAGGTCGCTTCAAAAATTGTAGGAAATCCGTCTAGTCTCCATCGTTTGGGAGATCAGGCAACACGAATTTTAGATGCTTCCCGGCAGCAAATTGCAGATTTGATTGGAAAGAAGAGTGATGAAATCTTCTTTACCTCAGGTGGAACAGAAGGAGATAACTGGGTCATCAAGGGTGTGGCCTTTGAAAAAGCCCAGTTTGGCAAGCACATCATTGTGTCAGCTATTGAACATCCAGCAGTCAAGGAGTCAGCACTCTGGCTGAAAAATCAAGGTTTTGAAATAGATTTTGCTCCAGTTGATGAGAAAGGATTTGTGGATGTTGAAGCATTAGCAGATTTGATACGTCCTGATACGACTCTCGTCTCCATCATGGCAGTTAACAACGAAATTGGCTCTATCCAGCCTATTGAGGCTATTTCGAAACTGTTAGCAGATAAGCCGACCATTTCCTTCCATGTTGATGCGGTTCAGGCACTTGCTAAGGTTCCGACTGAAAAATACCTGACGGATCGAGTGGATTTCGCGACCTTTTCGAGCCATAAGTTTCATGGCGTCCGAGGTGTTGGATTTATCTATATCAAGTCTGGTAAGAAGATTACGCCTCTTTTAACTGGTGGTGGTCAGGAGCGAGACTATCGTTCGACAACTGAAAATGTGGCAGGGATTGCAGCGACAGCCAAAGCTCTCCGTTTATCTATGGAAAAGTTAGCTATCTTTGCTAGTAAGACAGGGCAGATGAAGGCAGTCATTCGCCAAGCCCTTCTGGATTATCCAGATATTTTTGTCTTTTCAGATGAGGAAGACTTTGCCCCTCATATCCTGACTTTTGGGATTAAAGGTGTTCGTGGTGAAGTCATTGTTCACGCTTTTGAAGACTATGACATTTTCATCTCCACAACCTCTGCTTGTTCATCCAAGGCAGGAAAACCTGCAGGCACCTTGATTGCCATGGGAGTGGACAAGGATAAGGCCCAGTCAGCTGTGCGTCTAAGCCTAGACTTGGAAAATGACATGAGTCAGATCGAGCAGTTCTTGACCAAGCTAAAATTAATTTACAATCAAACTAGAAAAGTAAGATAG
- a CDS encoding esterase family protein → MHIENLSHWSGHLNREMYLNRYGHAGIPVVVFASSGGSHNEYYDFGMIDACASFIEEGRVQFFTLSSVDSESWLATWKNSHYQAEMHRAYERYVIEEAIPFIKHKTGWFDGMMTTGCSMGAYHALNFFLQHPDVFTKVIALSGVYDARFFVGDYYNDDAIYQNSPVDYIWNQNDGWFIDRYRQAEIVICTGLGAWEQDGLSSFYKLKEAFDQKQIPAWFAEWGHDVAHDWEWWRKQMPYFLGHLYL, encoded by the coding sequence ATGCATATTGAAAACCTTAGCCACTGGAGTGGCCACCTCAACCGAGAAATGTACCTCAACCGTTATGGACATGCTGGGATTCCAGTTGTTGTTTTTGCTTCATCTGGTGGTAGTCACAACGAATACTATGATTTTGGCATGATTGACGCCTGTGCTTCCTTTATCGAGGAAGGGCGAGTGCAGTTCTTTACTCTCTCCAGTGTTGACAGTGAGAGTTGGCTGGCTACTTGGAAAAATAGTCATTATCAAGCGGAGATGCATCGTGCCTACGAACGCTATGTGATTGAGGAGGCCATTCCTTTTATCAAGCACAAGACAGGTTGGTTTGATGGCATGATGACGACAGGTTGCTCAATGGGGGCCTACCATGCACTCAATTTCTTTCTCCAGCATCCTGATGTCTTTACCAAGGTGATTGCCCTCAGTGGTGTTTACGACGCACGTTTCTTCGTTGGCGATTACTACAATGATGATGCTATTTACCAAAACTCACCTGTAGATTATATATGGAATCAAAACGACGGATGGTTTATCGATCGTTACCGTCAGGCAGAAATCGTCATTTGTACGGGCCTTGGTGCCTGGGAACAAGACGGTCTATCATCTTTCTACAAGCTTAAAGAAGCCTTTGACCAGAAACAAATTCCAGCCTGGTTTGCTGAATGGGGACACGATGTCGCCCACGACTGGGAATGGTGGCGTAAACAAATGCCTTATTTTCTTGGACACCTGTATCTATAA